The Noviherbaspirillum saxi genome includes a window with the following:
- a CDS encoding sensor histidine kinase: MNATSPDPPTAALPGAPLGSLRSQLLRWLLLPLTVLVVIDAVSVYNNALEAADQAYDRSLLASTRALAERVSIVDGRVVADVPYVALDSFETDTLGRIYYKVTGVKGEHVSGYDDLPALPRHAARSDAYPALVYFYHATYRTEPVRIAALYQPVYDDSMRGIALIQVGETLEGRHELSRKILIDTLARQALLVLAAAVLTWIAVRFVLRPLMQLKADVEARAPTDLSDFNPDLVHKEVRPLVAAMNGYMARLQTLIAGQRRFIADASHQLRTPLTVLKTQAELALRANDPKAMREIVESIARTTDATVHLANRLLTLARAEHGAAVADMQTVSLVEIARQVGLELALHAVRKDIDLSLDAQGIVLAHGNSLLLHELVSNLVDNAIRYTPRGGKVMLRVADNDGPMLEVEDSGPGIAAPERERVFAPFYRAASAQEAHADGSGLGLTIVRDIAAMHKATVELRSARKPGCDGAGLLATVRFPDASVAKTMPSPSDSV; encoded by the coding sequence ATGAACGCAACATCGCCGGATCCGCCTACTGCTGCCCTACCCGGCGCGCCGCTGGGCAGCCTGCGTTCGCAATTGCTGCGCTGGCTGCTGTTGCCGCTGACGGTGCTGGTCGTCATCGATGCAGTATCGGTCTATAACAATGCGCTGGAAGCAGCCGATCAGGCCTATGACCGTTCATTGCTGGCATCGACCCGTGCGCTGGCCGAGCGGGTGTCGATTGTCGATGGCCGGGTGGTGGCCGATGTGCCGTATGTCGCGCTAGACAGTTTTGAAACCGATACGCTGGGCCGCATTTATTACAAGGTCACCGGAGTCAAGGGCGAGCATGTTTCCGGCTACGACGATTTGCCGGCGCTGCCGCGCCATGCGGCGCGTTCCGATGCCTATCCGGCACTGGTGTATTTCTATCATGCGACCTACCGCACCGAGCCGGTCCGCATTGCTGCACTGTACCAGCCGGTGTATGACGACTCCATGCGCGGCATCGCGCTGATCCAGGTCGGCGAAACCCTGGAGGGACGGCACGAGCTGTCGCGCAAGATCTTGATCGATACGCTGGCGCGCCAGGCATTGCTGGTGCTGGCCGCGGCAGTGCTGACATGGATCGCCGTACGCTTCGTGCTGCGTCCGCTGATGCAGCTCAAGGCCGATGTCGAAGCGCGTGCGCCGACCGACCTGTCCGATTTCAATCCCGATCTGGTGCACAAGGAAGTGCGCCCGCTGGTCGCGGCCATGAATGGCTATATGGCGCGTCTGCAAACGCTGATCGCCGGCCAGCGCCGCTTCATCGCCGATGCCTCGCATCAGTTGCGCACGCCGCTCACCGTATTGAAAACGCAAGCCGAACTCGCATTGCGCGCCAACGACCCCAAGGCCATGCGCGAGATCGTCGAAAGCATTGCGCGCACCACGGATGCGACCGTGCACCTGGCCAATCGGCTGCTGACCCTGGCCCGCGCCGAGCATGGCGCGGCCGTGGCCGACATGCAGACGGTGTCGCTGGTCGAGATTGCGCGCCAGGTCGGCCTGGAACTGGCACTGCATGCGGTGCGCAAGGATATCGACCTGTCGCTCGACGCGCAGGGCATCGTGCTGGCCCACGGCAATTCGCTGCTGCTGCACGAACTGGTATCGAACCTGGTGGACAATGCAATTCGCTATACGCCGCGCGGCGGCAAGGTCATGCTGCGCGTCGCCGACAACGACGGGCCGATGCTGGAAGTGGAAGACAGCGGCCCCGGGATTGCAGCGCCCGAGCGCGAACGCGTATTTGCGCCCTTTTACCGCGCCGCCTCGGCCCAGGAAGCGCATGCCGACGGCAGCGGCCTCGGTTTGACCATTGTGCGCGATATTGCCGCCATGCATAAAGCGACGGTCGAACTGCGATCTGCGCGCAAACCTGGCTGCGACGGCGCCGGATTGCTGGCGACGGTGCGTTTCCCGGATGCGAGTGTTGCCAAGACGATGCCATCGCCATCCGATTCTGTATAA
- a CDS encoding CAP domain-containing protein: MGRLPRSIYPLLLASLMLTACGGSSDQGSTSTNGATSIAAQEPNAPQATGNTATDGFNWFNFRRRQIGLEAVARNGVIDVAAQGHSNYQRTNNIITHDQSDTKAGFTGRTVGDRFSAAGYGFASASSYAYGEVISATSDPSGFNAAEDLIAAIYHRFVILEPMFKEAGSGAATVSGGLTYFTTNFAANGLDRGVARGSVVTYPASSQAHVRRNFFSDNESPDPVPGRNEVGYPVSVHANITSTLTVQSFTIRPRGGSANLTTRLLTAATDPQTPASAAAAVPLDPLLPLSTYDVQFVGKVDGTDVNRSWSFTTQ, encoded by the coding sequence ATGGGGCGACTCCCACGCTCAATCTACCCGCTGCTGCTGGCTTCGCTGATGCTTACCGCTTGCGGCGGCAGTTCCGATCAAGGTTCAACGTCGACCAATGGCGCCACTTCGATCGCTGCGCAGGAACCCAATGCGCCGCAGGCGACCGGCAATACCGCCACCGACGGCTTCAACTGGTTCAATTTCCGTCGCCGCCAGATCGGCCTGGAAGCGGTTGCCCGCAATGGCGTAATCGATGTCGCCGCGCAGGGGCATTCGAATTATCAACGCACCAACAACATCATCACGCACGACCAGAGCGATACCAAGGCCGGATTTACCGGCAGGACCGTGGGAGATCGCTTCTCGGCGGCCGGCTATGGTTTTGCCTCGGCCAGCAGCTATGCCTATGGCGAAGTCATTTCCGCCACCTCCGATCCCTCGGGCTTCAATGCGGCCGAAGACCTGATCGCGGCGATTTACCACCGTTTCGTGATCCTCGAACCGATGTTCAAGGAAGCCGGTTCCGGCGCGGCTACGGTATCGGGCGGCCTGACCTATTTCACCACCAACTTTGCCGCCAACGGCCTGGACCGCGGTGTCGCGCGCGGCAGCGTGGTCACTTATCCGGCGTCCTCCCAGGCCCACGTGCGGCGCAATTTCTTCAGCGATAACGAATCGCCGGATCCGGTGCCGGGCCGTAATGAAGTCGGTTATCCGGTCAGCGTGCATGCCAACATCACGTCGACCCTGACCGTGCAAAGTTTCACCATCCGTCCGCGCGGGGGCTCGGCCAACCTCACCACGCGGCTGCTGACGGCGGCAACCGACCCGCAAACGCCAGCGTCGGCCGCCGCCGCCGTCCCGCTCGATCCGCTACTGCCGCTCAGCACTTACGACGTCCAGTTCGTCGGCAAGGTGGATGGCACGGACGTCAACCGTTCGTGGTCTTTTACAACACAATAA
- a CDS encoding DUF4186 domain-containing protein — MKNIDAVFRTLQRSPFRRRFHLKSEERSYLAQKGIEDTMRHARAFIASRLAPALPANDGKQTPFRGHPVFVAQHATATCCRACLAKWHGIAVGQALNEAECRHVEEVLERWLRTEAARATQSSRQAAFEFPTSSVDKAVDNAD, encoded by the coding sequence ATGAAAAATATCGACGCGGTCTTCCGCACCTTGCAAAGATCGCCGTTTCGCCGCCGTTTTCATCTCAAGTCGGAAGAGCGCAGTTACCTTGCGCAAAAAGGCATCGAGGATACGATGCGGCATGCCCGTGCCTTCATTGCCAGCCGCTTGGCGCCGGCGCTGCCGGCCAACGACGGCAAGCAAACCCCTTTTCGCGGTCATCCTGTCTTTGTTGCGCAGCATGCGACGGCAACCTGCTGTCGCGCTTGTCTGGCAAAGTGGCACGGCATTGCGGTGGGACAGGCGCTAAACGAGGCGGAATGCCGGCATGTGGAAGAAGTGCTGGAGCGCTGGCTGCGCACCGAAGCCGCGCGCGCAACGCAATCGTCCAGACAGGCAGCTTTCGAGTTCCCCACAAGCAGCGTGGACAAGGCTGTGGATAACGCCGACTAA
- the mnmE gene encoding tRNA uridine-5-carboxymethylaminomethyl(34) synthesis GTPase MnmE, with amino-acid sequence MNYDSSPIAAIATAPGRGGIGVVRISGKNLSSVMQAVCGDKPLQPRHATYLPFLNTDGSTIDQGLAIYFKAPHSYTGEDVLELQGHGGPVVMQMLLARCIEAGREIDLRLAQPGEFTHRAFLNNKLDLAQAEAVADLIEASTEAAAKSASQSLSGVFSKTIHELVDKVIHLRMLVEATLDFPEEEIDFLEKSDARGQLERIRANLDDVFKQASQGALLRDGLNVVLAGQPNVGKSSLLNALAGADVAIVTPIAGTTRDKVTETIQMEGIPLNIIDTAGIRDANDEVERIGIERTWGEVHKADVILHLLDASRGPTRADEVIVGRFPPGVPVLRIWNKIDLSGHKPAVDVMSDATHIYLSATDRRGVDLLRKEVLRVAGWQQTGESRFIARERHLIALKAAHNHLDIAAEYAVAGNQTSDQALDLFAEELRIAQDRLNSITGEFTSDDLLGVIFSRFCIGK; translated from the coding sequence ATGAACTACGACTCTTCCCCCATTGCAGCCATTGCCACCGCTCCCGGACGCGGCGGCATCGGCGTTGTCCGCATCTCCGGAAAAAATCTGTCTTCGGTGATGCAAGCTGTATGCGGCGACAAACCGTTACAGCCGCGCCATGCAACCTACCTGCCCTTTTTGAATACGGACGGCAGCACGATCGACCAGGGCCTTGCGATTTATTTCAAGGCGCCGCATTCCTATACCGGCGAAGATGTGCTTGAGCTGCAAGGCCATGGCGGTCCGGTGGTCATGCAGATGCTGCTGGCACGCTGCATCGAAGCCGGCAGGGAAATCGATCTGCGGCTTGCCCAGCCGGGTGAATTCACGCACCGCGCGTTCCTAAACAACAAACTCGATCTGGCGCAGGCAGAAGCGGTCGCCGACCTGATTGAAGCATCGACCGAAGCAGCGGCGAAATCCGCCTCACAATCCTTGTCCGGCGTATTTTCAAAGACCATTCACGAGCTGGTCGACAAGGTGATCCATCTGCGCATGCTGGTCGAAGCGACACTGGACTTTCCGGAAGAAGAAATCGACTTCCTGGAAAAATCCGATGCGCGCGGTCAATTGGAACGTATCCGCGCCAATCTCGACGACGTATTCAAGCAGGCTTCGCAAGGCGCGTTATTGCGCGATGGCTTGAATGTGGTGCTGGCCGGCCAGCCGAATGTCGGCAAGTCTTCACTGCTCAATGCCTTGGCCGGCGCCGACGTCGCGATCGTCACGCCGATCGCCGGCACGACCCGCGACAAGGTCACCGAGACCATACAAATGGAAGGCATTCCGCTCAACATCATCGACACCGCAGGCATACGCGATGCAAACGATGAAGTCGAGCGCATTGGCATCGAGCGCACCTGGGGCGAAGTGCACAAGGCCGATGTCATCCTGCATCTGCTGGATGCCAGCCGGGGGCCCACGCGTGCCGATGAAGTGATTGTCGGACGCTTTCCGCCCGGCGTCCCGGTGCTGCGCATCTGGAACAAGATCGACCTGTCGGGGCACAAGCCGGCGGTCGATGTGATGAGCGATGCGACCCATATCTATCTGTCAGCGACCGATAGACGCGGCGTCGACCTGCTGCGCAAGGAAGTGCTGCGTGTCGCCGGCTGGCAGCAAACCGGCGAATCACGCTTCATCGCGCGCGAACGACATTTGATCGCCTTGAAAGCGGCGCACAATCATCTTGACATTGCAGCGGAATACGCGGTCGCGGGCAACCAAACCAGCGATCAGGCGCTTGACTTGTTCGCCGAAGAGTTAAGGATCGCGCAGGATAGGCTCAACAGCATTACCGGCGAATTTACCTCGGATGATTTGCTGGGCGTGATCTTCAGCCGGTTTTGCATCGGAAAGTAA
- the yidC gene encoding membrane protein insertase YidC, whose translation MDIQRTVLWVVFSLSLLLLWDNWMRHNGKPSMFFPGLTQEAAKPASGDAPAGRSDVPQASAQTAPGATSAAVPAGAAPVKSEIVTITTDVVKAEIDTMGGEIKRLELLKHKDGVDQTKNMLLFDSGTKHLYLGQTGLIGGDFPNHKSGFVAKPGARTLDSGNQVQLVLESESAGVKLIKTYTFKRGDYTIGVKHDVVNNSGAPVNPSLYLQLVRDGKALEGESQFYSTFTGPVVYTDAEKFQKMTFEDIEDGKAKHVTKADNGWVALVQHYFVTAILPPDNVTREIYTKKVGNNLYATGTILPVGTVAPGASTSLESRLYSGPQESDTLEKLAPGLDLVKDYGMLTIIAKPIFWLMTQIHKVLNNWGWTIIALTVLIKLAFFPLSAASYRSMAKMKTVTPKMQSIRERFKSDPAKMNQAMMELYRTEKINPLGGCLPIVVQIPVFIALYWVLLASVEMRNAPWLGWIQDLAAPDPWYILPVLMAVSMFIQTKLNPTPPDPIQAKVMMFMPIIFSVMFFFFPAGLVLYWVVNNILSIAQQWVITKRIESGQPA comes from the coding sequence ATGGATATCCAACGTACCGTCCTGTGGGTTGTCTTCTCGTTGTCCCTGCTTCTGCTGTGGGATAACTGGATGCGCCACAACGGCAAACCGTCGATGTTTTTCCCGGGCCTGACCCAAGAAGCCGCCAAGCCGGCATCGGGCGATGCGCCGGCCGGCCGCAGCGATGTGCCACAGGCGAGCGCCCAAACTGCGCCGGGCGCAACGTCGGCGGCCGTTCCGGCAGGCGCCGCCCCGGTCAAGAGCGAAATCGTGACGATCACCACCGATGTGGTGAAGGCAGAGATCGACACCATGGGCGGCGAAATCAAACGTCTGGAACTGCTGAAGCACAAGGACGGCGTGGATCAGACCAAAAACATGCTGTTGTTCGACTCGGGCACCAAGCACCTGTACCTGGGCCAGACCGGCCTGATCGGCGGCGATTTCCCGAATCACAAGTCGGGCTTTGTCGCCAAGCCGGGCGCGCGCACGCTGGACAGTGGCAACCAGGTTCAACTGGTGCTCGAATCCGAGAGCGCCGGCGTCAAACTGATCAAGACTTACACCTTCAAACGCGGCGATTACACCATCGGCGTCAAGCACGACGTGGTCAACAACAGTGGCGCACCGGTCAATCCTTCGCTATACCTGCAACTGGTGCGCGATGGCAAAGCGCTGGAAGGCGAGTCGCAGTTCTACAGTACCTTTACCGGTCCCGTGGTCTACACCGACGCGGAAAAATTCCAGAAAATGACCTTCGAAGACATTGAAGACGGCAAGGCCAAGCACGTCACCAAGGCGGACAACGGCTGGGTCGCGCTGGTGCAGCACTATTTCGTCACCGCGATTCTGCCGCCGGACAATGTGACGCGCGAGATTTATACCAAGAAGGTGGGCAATAACCTGTATGCCACCGGCACCATCCTGCCGGTCGGGACCGTCGCTCCCGGCGCAAGCACTTCGCTGGAGTCGCGTCTTTATTCCGGCCCGCAGGAGTCCGACACGCTGGAAAAACTGGCCCCCGGCCTTGACCTGGTAAAAGATTATGGCATGCTGACCATTATCGCCAAGCCGATTTTCTGGCTGATGACGCAGATTCATAAAGTGCTCAACAACTGGGGCTGGACCATCATTGCACTGACCGTGCTGATCAAGCTGGCCTTCTTCCCGCTGTCTGCCGCGAGCTATCGAAGCATGGCGAAGATGAAAACCGTGACGCCGAAGATGCAATCGATCCGCGAGCGCTTCAAGTCTGATCCGGCCAAGATGAACCAGGCCATGATGGAGCTGTATCGCACCGAGAAGATCAATCCGCTCGGCGGCTGCCTGCCGATCGTGGTGCAGATCCCGGTCTTTATCGCGCTGTACTGGGTCTTGCTGGCATCGGTCGAAATGCGCAATGCGCCTTGGCTGGGCTGGATTCAGGATCTGGCCGCGCCGGACCCGTGGTATATCCTGCCGGTCCTGATGGCGGTGTCGATGTTCATCCAGACCAAGCTGAATCCAACGCCGCCGGATCCGATCCAGGCCAAGGTCATGATGTTCATGCCGATCATTTTTTCGGTGATGTTCTTCTTCTTCCCGGCTGGTCTGGTGCTGTACTGGGTAGTCAACAACATCTTGTCGATCGCGCAGCAATGGGTGATTACGAAGAGGATCGAAAGCGGACAGCCGGCTTAA
- the yidD gene encoding membrane protein insertion efficiency factor YidD: MKTLLLLLLRAYKLGISPLLGPACRFYPSCSDYASEAIRTYGPAKGGLLAAKRLCKCHPWHPGGYDPVPQQASGKTDAQACECHR, encoded by the coding sequence ATGAAAACGCTTTTGCTGCTACTATTGCGCGCGTACAAGCTAGGCATCAGCCCACTGCTTGGGCCCGCATGCCGTTTTTATCCCAGCTGTTCCGACTATGCGAGCGAAGCTATCCGGACCTACGGCCCGGCGAAAGGCGGTTTGCTGGCGGCAAAACGTTTGTGCAAGTGTCATCCCTGGCATCCGGGCGGCTATGATCCGGTGCCGCAACAAGCAAGCGGGAAGACCGATGCCCAAGCTTGCGAATGCCATCGCTGA
- the rnpA gene encoding ribonuclease P protein component, translating into MSEDRSHSYARDRRIVKTDDFSSVFRLRPVYRTAHFVLYARTAQLSHARLGIVAAKRFAPRAVTRNTIKRVARELFRQSNLPALDCIVRLSKPVNTKAEPATTVSLKALLRAELTQLLGSQTKARE; encoded by the coding sequence GTGAGCGAAGATCGTTCACATAGCTACGCACGCGATCGGCGAATCGTTAAAACGGATGATTTTTCATCCGTTTTTCGTTTGCGGCCCGTGTACCGGACCGCACATTTCGTCCTTTATGCGCGTACTGCCCAACTAAGCCATGCGCGGCTTGGCATTGTCGCAGCCAAGCGTTTCGCACCGCGTGCCGTCACGCGCAATACGATCAAGCGCGTCGCGCGCGAACTGTTTCGACAGTCCAACCTGCCGGCGCTCGATTGCATCGTTCGCCTGTCCAAACCCGTGAATACCAAAGCCGAGCCTGCGACCACAGTCAGCCTGAAAGCCTTGTTGCGCGCCGAGCTGACGCAATTGCTGGGATCGCAAACAAAGGCGCGCGAATGA
- the rpmH gene encoding 50S ribosomal protein L34 has product MKRTYQPSVVRRKRTHGFRARMATRGGRAVLNARRAKGRKRLAV; this is encoded by the coding sequence ATGAAACGTACTTACCAACCTTCCGTCGTACGCCGCAAGCGCACTCATGGCTTCCGTGCACGTATGGCAACCCGCGGTGGCCGCGCTGTGCTGAACGCACGTCGCGCCAAAGGCCGCAAGCGCTTGGCTGTCTAA
- the dnaA gene encoding chromosomal replication initiator protein DnaA, protein MEDFWQTCSAMLEQELTPQQYSAWIKPLAPIDFEDGRLRIAAPNRFKLDWVKTQFANRITTLASEYWEAPIDVQFILDPRGNAVRRPAPTAGANGNGMNGQPQRNGQHDIVIDQGPDPIERADILIETNAKRDQSKINTALTFDSFVTGKANQLARAAAIQVANNPGVSYNPLFLYGGVGLGKTHLIHAIGNQLLNENPNVRIRYIHAEQYVRDVVTAYQRKGFDDFKRYYHSLDMLLIDDIQFFAGKSRTQEEFFYAFEALIAAKKQIIITSDTYPKEITGMDDRLISRFDSGLTVAVEPPELEMRVAILLKKAAQEGAVLSDDVAFFVAKHLRSNVRELEGALRKILAYSRFHGKDITIDVVKDALKDLLSVQNRQISVENIQKTVADFFNIKVADMYSKKRPANIARPRQIAMYLAKELTQKSLPEIGELFGGRDHTTVLHAVRKIAADRSKNPEVNHELHVLEQTLKG, encoded by the coding sequence ATGGAAGATTTTTGGCAGACTTGCTCCGCTATGCTGGAGCAGGAACTCACGCCGCAACAATATAGTGCGTGGATCAAGCCGCTGGCGCCGATTGATTTTGAAGACGGCCGCTTGCGCATCGCCGCACCGAATCGCTTCAAGCTGGACTGGGTCAAGACCCAGTTTGCCAACCGGATTACCACCCTGGCTTCGGAATACTGGGAAGCGCCCATCGACGTCCAGTTCATTCTCGACCCGCGCGGCAATGCGGTACGCCGGCCTGCGCCGACCGCCGGCGCCAATGGCAATGGCATGAATGGCCAACCCCAGCGCAATGGACAACATGACATCGTCATCGACCAGGGACCTGACCCGATCGAACGCGCCGATATCCTGATCGAAACCAATGCCAAGCGCGACCAGAGCAAGATCAACACCGCCCTGACTTTCGACAGCTTCGTCACTGGTAAGGCAAACCAATTGGCGCGCGCCGCTGCGATCCAGGTTGCCAATAACCCCGGTGTCTCTTACAACCCGTTATTCCTGTATGGCGGTGTTGGCCTTGGAAAAACCCACCTGATCCACGCAATCGGTAACCAGCTGCTCAATGAAAATCCTAATGTTCGCATTCGCTACATTCACGCTGAACAATATGTTCGCGACGTAGTGACCGCTTACCAGCGTAAGGGTTTTGATGATTTCAAGCGCTATTACCATTCGCTCGACATGCTGCTGATCGACGATATTCAGTTCTTTGCCGGCAAGAGCCGCACGCAGGAAGAATTCTTTTATGCGTTCGAAGCGCTGATTGCAGCAAAGAAACAAATCATTATCACCAGCGATACGTATCCGAAGGAAATCACCGGCATGGACGACCGGTTGATCTCCCGTTTTGATTCTGGTCTGACGGTCGCCGTCGAACCGCCCGAGCTCGAAATGCGCGTTGCAATTCTGCTCAAAAAAGCGGCGCAGGAAGGCGCGGTGTTGTCCGACGACGTTGCCTTTTTCGTCGCCAAACATTTGCGTTCCAATGTGCGCGAACTGGAAGGCGCACTGCGCAAGATCCTCGCCTATTCCCGCTTCCACGGCAAAGACATCACGATCGATGTTGTCAAGGATGCATTGAAAGACTTGCTTTCTGTACAAAACCGGCAGATTTCGGTCGAGAACATCCAGAAGACGGTGGCAGACTTTTTCAATATCAAAGTCGCTGACATGTACTCCAAAAAGCGCCCAGCCAATATTGCTCGTCCGCGCCAGATTGCGATGTATCTTGCCAAGGAATTAACGCAGAAGAGTTTGCCTGAGATCGGCGAATTGTTTGGCGGCCGCGACCACACCACGGTACTGCATGCGGTTCGCAAGATCGCAGCCGACCGCAGCAAGAATCCTGAAGTCAACCACGAGCTGCACGTGCTCGAACAAACGCTGAAGGGGTAA
- the dnaN gene encoding DNA polymerase III subunit beta, which produces MQLVKTQRDTLLRPLQIVSGIVERRHTLPILANILIRKDGEKVSFLSTDIEVQITTHANVGSGGEVAATTVAARKLLDILRALPDSGDVALSLANKRMTVQSGKSRFALQTLAAEEFPTVAQAEHFNAKVTLPQKTLKHLFNMVHFAMAQQDIRYYLNGLLLVVDGKNVIAVATDGHRLAFCQVETEQDFQRQEVIIPRKTILELQRLLEDSDDTVDLEIANNQVKLTFADIELISKLVEGKFPDYTRVIPKGYKNNFTIDRQTLLHSLQRAAIMTSDKFKGVRCIISPGSLKISSTNADQEEAVEELEIDYGGDSVDIGFNVTYLLDVLNNLKGDNINIALGDANSSALITVPDNADFKYVVMPMRI; this is translated from the coding sequence ATGCAATTGGTGAAAACCCAACGCGACACGCTTCTCCGGCCGCTGCAGATTGTGAGTGGTATTGTCGAGCGTCGGCACACGCTGCCGATTCTGGCCAATATCCTCATTCGCAAGGACGGTGAGAAGGTCTCGTTCCTGTCGACCGACATCGAAGTGCAGATCACCACGCATGCCAATGTGGGCAGCGGCGGCGAAGTCGCGGCCACCACGGTCGCCGCGCGCAAGCTGCTCGATATCTTGCGTGCGCTGCCCGATTCGGGCGATGTCGCGCTGTCGCTGGCCAACAAGCGCATGACGGTCCAGTCCGGCAAATCGCGCTTTGCATTGCAGACGCTGGCAGCCGAAGAATTCCCGACCGTCGCGCAAGCCGAGCACTTCAACGCCAAGGTTACGCTGCCGCAAAAGACGCTCAAGCACCTGTTCAACATGGTGCACTTCGCGATGGCGCAGCAGGATATCCGCTATTACCTCAATGGTTTGCTGCTCGTTGTCGACGGCAAGAACGTGATCGCTGTCGCCACCGACGGCCACCGGCTCGCGTTCTGCCAAGTCGAAACCGAACAGGATTTTCAGCGCCAGGAAGTCATCATCCCGCGCAAGACCATACTGGAACTGCAGCGCCTGCTCGAAGACAGCGATGACACGGTCGACCTCGAAATCGCCAACAACCAGGTCAAGCTGACGTTTGCCGATATCGAACTGATTTCCAAGCTGGTAGAGGGCAAGTTTCCCGACTACACGCGCGTCATCCCCAAAGGATACAAGAACAACTTCACGATCGATCGTCAGACGCTGCTGCATTCCTTGCAGCGCGCAGCGATCATGACCAGCGACAAGTTCAAGGGTGTGCGTTGCATCATCAGCCCGGGAAGCCTGAAGATCAGCTCAACCAACGCCGATCAGGAAGAAGCTGTGGAAGAACTCGAAATCGATTACGGCGGTGACAGCGTCGACATCGGTTTCAACGTCACCTATCTGCTCGACGTGCTGAACAACCTCAAAGGCGACAACATCAACATCGCGCTTGGAGACGCCAATTCGTCCGCACTGATTACCGTGCCGGACAACGCCGACTTCAAATACGTCGTGATGCCGATGCGCATTTGA